AAATCAAAGGCACATGTCGATTTACCGAGCACCAAGTAATTATAACACGAATGCCACTGAAATTTGTTAACTAAGTTCACCAAATATCTGTAGTCAACCACGGATTGACTATTCAAAATCAATTAGGCTGTAGCCACTCCCTTTCTTATTTGATTTCACATTGGGGTTGGCAAGGCACGAGGGGCTCGGCAGTCGGCACACATCCCTGTGTCGTGTTTGAAATACTTGTTTATCGGAAGAAAGAGTGACGAGGAGAGGTACCACTGCAGCGTCAGCTCCTCACCTAAGCACAGAAATCTGaggcattcatgcatgcatgcatccccAGCGATCGACCGCTGCAACTAATTTCCTGCTCGATCATATAAACATATTGTCACTCTGACTAACGTAACACGTTATGGTTACCAACTCTGGTTCCGGAGAAAGTTGTGTTGCCTACCATGGCGAGTCTGGCCAACAACCAATCTAATCAGGCCATCCATCACCTGGGTATAAGTTCCAGGCATTGACCCCTGTTCTTGCATCGCAAGAGATCAGAGACATCTCGCAGTCGCTTCGCAGCAAACCACCTCAGAGAAAATCTAGGAGCTAGCCATGGCCTCCACCACGAGCTTCTTGGCCATGATCATGGCGTGCACGCTCCTCGCCAGCACGACGTGCCATGCCGCTCGCCACTTGGCCGACACCACCCCGGCGGCTGCCCCACCCGCTGCGGCTGCTGTCCCTGGCCTCCCGGCCGTGCCGACCATGCCGACGCTACCACCGATGCCGGCTGTGCCGAAGGTGCCGGCCTTGACTGTGCCACCTATGCCGACTGTGCCCACCGTGCCGCAGGTGACACTGCCGCCCATGCCGGCAGTTCCTGCGGTGCCCAAGGTGACGATGCCCCCAATGCCGGCCATCGTCGTGCCTAAGGTGACCATGGCACCGATGCCCGCTGTCGTCGTGCCTAAGGTGACGGTGCCGCCGATGCCCGCCATTCCTTCCGTGCCCAAGATGACGCTGCCGCCGATGCCTTCTATACCGACCGTCAACGTCCCTATGCCGTTCCTGGCGCCTCCTCCATCAACTTAGGAGTGCCACGTGCATGGTGACGCATGCACCATGTCGACGGTCACAAGCTCTCATGTTCCAGTGGCTACATCACTTGTTGCTCATTGAAGTATTTGTTTTCGTATTGTATGCTTTACATTTCAATTCAGTTGTTATTTATTGTGTGTTGATATTAAAGGGGTGTTCTTGTCCTAGTATATATGCGGCATTTTAATTTATTTACATGTTATTTATACCTCTATACCTATATACCTAATAATAAATGGCATTGCTTCTTGCGGCATGTCACATGAATTGCGTCCAAACATGCAAAATATTACTCAACAATGCCATAAAAAAGTTTCACGCAAGGGAATCCCCCGTCTGGGCCTGCCCATGCAGTAAGGACCTCCTATACTACGCACTATTCACGCTGTGAGAAGATGTAGCGCCCCCGTTAGGTCCAACCCATGTCCGGGCGACCTGTTTTTcaaattttctttttttcctttttttatttcctaCTGTAAATAATTTGGGACGTCAAAAAAGTTCCaaaaattttaaaaataaaaattttgaaataaaatgtaataattaataaaatgtttgtggattcaaAAAGTGCTCGTGATTTTATAAAGAAAATGTTTTGCTTATTAAAAAATgtccaaaattttgaaaaaaagtgttggggaaatcaaaaaatgttcatgtttttttaaAAACAAGTGCATTAAAAACTGTTAACGAAATTGAAAAAAGTCACCAATTCAAAAATTGTCATGAATGGAAAAATATCCTGAAATTTCAAGAATTTATCGTGACTTATaaaatagtttattcattcataAGACATTCGCTCATTCAAAAAATAGTATGCATTTAAAAATCGTTAAATCAAAAAAATGTTCGTTGAATCTAGATTCGCGGATTCTAGAAACGCCCGGTTGCTCCCCATGTCTGATACAGTCCCTGTGCATCCCACGCTCGCTAGCAGACTGAAAATATTGTAAACATACATCCCTCCGTCGTGTAAACTCTTTAGCTCCTAGCTCCCTTTTggtagtacaacaaatggttttctTTAAGATACTAGCAAaaggcccatgcgttgcacggaatattaagatgcatttatacgagttgtttatcttgtgggagacgaagatgaacgaggaaaagccttatctgcaaatgtgaagatgggtgcgggtatctttttataaaattgtcatagtttgctttctatccatcacatatagatcggatggtctacattgcaggatggcaggcacaaaatcatcaccaactcggtttttttataagagtagaggtgCTTGATAAATAGGACATCTCCAACGGGAATCAGTGCGTCCAACGCCGACCCTCGAACATCCCACAACCCGCGCTGGCCGGACGGGAAGTCATCCAACGCGATCATGTATGATCCACGACACAGTTTGGACGTGTTTAAATTGGCCACCCAAACCAGAGACAAACATGGGGAAGATTTGCGCGAGTCTGGACCTCTCTGTCACGTCTGCTTCTGACCACACTAGCCACCCAAACACAAGCTTCCTCGCCCGCGCGCGTTTCCACCCGGCGTCAGCTGCCCATATTCAAGCAGTTGTAAAGCGCGTCGCTCCATGTTGAAGGCGGCTCAAGGCGGACGCGGCCTCACACCTTCTCCgccattgaagcggcacgccggccGAGGGCGCTGCCCATTGCATGCCCGGCTGAATGCACCTCGTCGCACATCCAAACCCCTCCACTAAACATGCGTGAAAGCCGAGGAACAAACTCCGACCACATGTCTGTTCACAAacgggccggcattaaacgcaacatCGGGCAAGCTCCTCCCGTTCGCCCTCTATTTAAATGGGGTAGACACCGAGCAAGAATCGCAACATCAAGTTCGCCGCTCCCCATCTTCTCCTTCCAACATTTTCTTCACTCTTTCAATGGCGTCCGACGAGCATGAAagcagttctccggcataaaagtaGGCCGGGTGACTTGCTAAGCCGGCCGGATATGAGCGAGGAAGCTCGCAGCTTCACCTCCCTCCCCAAGCCCGACGGAGCTAGTTGCCGCCCCAAGTCAGCACGTGGTTCAGCAACTTGTCCCTCCAGgctagctcgatgaggagtggggaGTTGCTCCACACCGACACGGGCATCATCACTGCCGTCAATGACACCACATTGTCCCGCGCCTCCCATGCTTGTGACCACGCCATGCAggtagagacagaagccgggtgtgcGGAGGTCGACGAGTCGGCGGCCAGCGCATCCGCATCCGCTGCCATtattgaggagaagtagaacacgaaaGCCGCTGTCGCTTGGGTCCCAGGAAGGCTATCGTGGAGGCACCGCCGGCGTACACAACCGGTGTCTTTCCCTCTCGCCGGCCACCGTCGTCCCCTTACCCAAGAACCAACTTTGGTCCGTGCAGCTTAGGGACCCTTCCCCTCCGGCTGAAGCATCGGGCGGCAGTTCCACTCCGATGAGCGGTGGGGAAGCAAGTCGTACATTGCGATGAAGTATATACCTCTGGGCTCATTGCTGTCGGTCATGGGGACGATAATGGAGACCCGCCGCGCCAGCCGTAAACTAGTCCGGTTTAATATTTAGTTGAAAATATGTCCAAAATGTAACCGTTTTGTCCCGTCTGTATGAAAtttgtcatgtttatatgaaattcgaccttttttgcatgaatttcatctggtttgtTGAAAACGAGTTTGCAATGTATCCGGCTAGCAttggatcactagtagaaaaacgacctaATGTTCAGCTCATTAGTCTCGGTTTGTAAATGAACATGCATTAATGTGACCATTAGTCTCAGTttgaacggctatgcattagtctTGGTTCATTtgtgacctatagtcccggtttgtgtcacaaaccgggactaaaggggtggtggcaggttggcgtcaggctggggccccatgagcccctttagtctcggtttgtgaCACAATCGAAGACTAAAGGGCCAACCTATAGTCTCAGTTTgtatcacaaaccgggactaaaggggtctaacctttagtcccggttggagacacaaaccgggactaaagggcaattttcaaactctaccccccttatcaccttttcagttttgaaaaaaaaaacaaaagaaaataataaaaacttcaaaaattaaaatccttcgagatctagttatgttactacatctagtaGTTAGGGAAATTTAGAAACATAAATTTCGACATGTTTTGCAAagaagtgttatgaaaaagtaaaatggccatatcttttgcatacgatgtcaaaaaagagccgcataatatatcaaaatgttcagcatgaaAATCTGCATCCGATTTCGACCGCCGTACGCCGTTTTGCAAATTTTTGGAATCCTCAAATTcttaaaggaaaaaaagttatgctcaaatttctgttttttgaattttggttaaatctggtcaaactgtggtcaaactacttattcaagaaatattagtgttactacataattattttagttttcttgaattttggtcaaactttggtcaaactatggtcaaatctaGTCTTATTATGATCAaaatatggtcaaactacttattgaagaaatattagtgttactaaataataattattttttagaataatagtttcaaacttacacggtgaaacgtgtgacttcatgctcaagctaaactcgtgagggttaataggattgacagcttactattgtcaggtaaacaaagtgcagacttggaaactagggggaatagaactcgaaagttaagcgtgcttaggctggagtagtgagaggatggatgACCGGCCGAAAAGTTAGACGATTTAGAATGAGTGCTCCACACATGagcaatgatgaggggtgattagagattaaatcatcaaataattcagaaatttgaaaaccaaaagaaaaaaattcaatttttttaaaaaaatcaaacaaaAATATTTCAAGTaaaaaacctttagtcccggttggtgttgacTAAAGGTCCCCTAGCCCCCGGCGCAGGCTCATGCCATGTGGTGGGCCTTTGGAGGTACCGCTGCTTTGCCAGTGAAAAAATAAAATTAAGTGCACTACATTTGGTGTCCCACTTGCTTTtttttgcacacatcaaaatgcttAAGCTTTCCTCCTAAAAAAATTTGGTGTGTTGGAGCATTTGCTCACGTGAGTTGAATTGGATTTCCGGTCACATGCTCACTATTCTTGTTAATATTAATGTGTCGACGTGAGTTGAATTGGCTTTGTCACATGCTCACTATTCTTGTTCATATTAATGTGTCGAAGGCGTGACAAATTATTTTCATGACCATACAAGCACGCAGTAGTGACCAAAGTTATAGAAGACATTGTGCATGTGGTGGTTGGAGGCAGTGTGCGCAGTGGTGTAGCCAGAAAAATCGGACAAGGGGGGCCGGGTATTGTTAAAGCTTGTTGGAGAGGGCCAAACNNNNNNNNNNNNNNNNNNNNNNNNNNNNNNNNNNNNNNNNNNNNNNNNNNNNNNNNNNNNNNNNNNNNNNNNNNNNNNNNNNNNNNNNNNNNNNNNNNNNNNNNNNNNNNNNNNNNNNNNNNNNNNNNNNNNNNNNNNNNNNNNNNNNNNNNNNNNNNNNNNNNNNNNNNNNNNNNNNNNNNNNNNNNNNNNNNNNNNNNNNNNNNNNNNNNNNNNNNNNNNNNNNNNNNNNNNNNNNNNNNNNNNNNNNNNNNNNNNNNNNNNNAACCCGTGGTGGGAAGAACAAGCCACATCGCAACCTTCACCGAAGAAATAATGAGGAAATGAATAAAATACATGAATGTTTACTCGATAATTAGAAGCTCCATGTCTGTCTTTCTTCAAAGTTCTTACAACTTGATTGTTGAATACAATGTGATGAATGTGGCTATTTACCATGTATCTTTTCACTTCATTATCAATACTAAGGTGAGGTGTTTAATGAGCATTCATGCATTGAAGAGATGATGGCAACCGTCTCTATAGTTGAAGAATGCAAGCATATAACTTAGCATGATTGAGAGCCACAACAAGGAGGCAACATCAAAAAAGTTGGAGGTAGAGATTAGGTCAGATGGAGACGGATGTGGAAGCAAGGGGCGGATTATCTTTGGGGACAAAAAGAATGAAAAGAAATGTCCAAGGGTTTGTGACTTAATGAGAATCTGTATTGACATTGTGTTCTACACCATATGTGTGCATGGTAGATAATGTATATGTATATTTTATCATtagtccgtggcaacgcacgggcactcaacTAGTAAAGTAGTGGTCGCTTGAAGCCTTGAACTCGTGTTCGTTTTTGCTTCGGCAGCGTGTGGttcttttttttaacacagtaagGACTCAaaagctcatatacacgcgcatacactcatccttatgaacacacacacgcacaccctatccctatgagcaccttcggaaAAAGGagacggcatatcatcttgaaatttacgaagtcaccgtctcCTCCCACTTAATGCGCATCccgggaaatcctgaaataaattcagaaataaatgcgagcaccggaacTTGAATCCCAGTGGGCTGGGAATACTACAGTCCCTCTAATCAATCCAACCACGGGTTAGTTCACGGTAGCGTGCATTTCTAAACGTTTATTTAGTGTTTGTTGGTCCGGAAATCTCAAGACTATCTGTGCATCGATTAATGTTTCCTTATGTGTCACCAGGCATAGTTGATGTATGTTGTCCATGTTTATCAGCTCATATTTATTTTCATGTCTAAATANNNNNNNNNNNNNNNNNNNNNNNNNNNNNNNNNNNNNNNNNNNNNNNNNNNNNNNNNNNNNNNNNNNNNNNNNNNNNNNNNNNNNNNNNNNNNNNNNNNNNNNNNNNNNNNNNNNNNNNNNNNNNNNNNNNNNNNNNNNNNNNNNNNNNNNNNNNNNNNNNNNNNNNNNNNNNNNNNNNNNNNNNNNNNNNNNNNNNNNNNNNNNNNNNNNNNNNNNNNNNNNNNNNNNNNNNNNNNNNNNNNNNNNNNNNNNNNNNNNNNNNNNNNNNNNNNNNNNNNNNNNNNNNNNNNNNNNNNNNNNNNNNNNNNNNNNNNNNNNNNNNNNNNNNNNNNNNNNNNNNNNNNNNNNNNNNNNNNNNNNNNNNNNNNNNNNNNNNNNNNNNNNNNNNNNNNNNNNNNNNNNNNNNNNNNNNNNNNNNNNNNNNNNNNNNNNNNNNNNNNNNNNNNNNNNNNNNNNNNNNNNNNNNNNNNNNNNNNNNNNNNNNNNNNNNNNNNNNNNNNNNNNNNNNNNNNNNNNNNNNNNNNNNNNNNNNNNNNNNNNNTTGCCGGGTGGTTTCGGCGGCAGCATGACTTCCTTTCCCCTGCATGCGACGCCCTTCCCGGGGCAGGATTCGGTGGCGGGTGCAGCTCGGCAGGCGGCGACCCGGTGTACTGGCGGCGGGTGCCGGCGGCTGGCGTGGTGGTGACGCTTCCACTTGGCGGCGGGGCTGTCTGGTGGCGCTGGGTGGTCGGCGGCGCGACCCCGGCCCAGATATGGGCCCAtagggccccatctgggtcctagcgggtCGGCGTCGGTGTGGTTTCGCTGCCTCTGGTGCAGTGAAGTGATGGAGTGGCTCGAACAGGGAGCGGCTACACCGAGGGCATGCCTTCTACATCGTGACGACGAGAGCTTTACGGACATTTCAGGGCCTGGCCGGGCCTATGGGCCCATGGGCCTGGTATGCTCCTGCTGTTGCGTCCGGTCGGATCCCGTCATTGACGGTGGAGGTTCGGCCTTCCCGCGTGCTGACGGTGCTGCTGCTCCGAGTTCCGGCTCCTCTTCTTCGTTGTCCAGACCCTAATTTGCGGTGTCGTGGTGAGACAACATGGAAAGTTTCAAGAACATTTTGGCGTagggtggtggttggtttggtggtGAGCTTCAGAGCGCCCgaggtgaaggttgggatcggAAGAAATCCCTGTCGGCTTGGCCGACACCGACGTGGTGCCGCCTGACGGGTGTCGCCGAACCTTCCTAGAGGGTGTCGAGGGCcacccttcctctctcctcgccgtgtaccgggggaaacccttggcagcagcgtcgtcattgtcacgtcccttcttggaggtgttgattggtatcGGCGCTTTGGAGTCTAGGAGCCTGGTGGGAGATCTCCAGTGGGCGCAGTGGTCGCGATGCTTATTCATTTTTGTAAATTCATCGTTGTCGACATTTGTTCATTTTGTATTTTCTCTTTcatttcttttgggcgtgactgtgctaTTTTTGCCCCAACATCTATCGTTGGTTGTATCGGTTAGTTGATTTGTAATACAAagtgggggaaaccctttttcggaaaAAACACATGGCGTCAGAACAGAAAAGTTGCAACTAGCGCCACCTCCTTGCCTAAACATACAGAAAATTTGAGAGCCATACATGCCAGCAGACGAAATTACTATTTTGAGCTTAACTGTGAAGTTAAGCATGATTTGACCCCGTTTGACAAAAAAATCTGCTCTTACATTTTTTGGTCGCTCCAACATGCCTGGCGTTTTGTTTGCATAGGAGATGTTATCACCCGCAAGGTTGACTGTTTGACGTGGCAAAGGGGTAAACGTTATTCATCATGGCCTTTACCTCCATCCTTCCCCGACCCAAAACGCCACAATCCGTGGTGTTTTTGACTGAGCCGCGCGGGCTGAGCTCACCCCATCATCCCTATCCCCCGGCGGCAACCGAAGAAAGAACAGAGACCCCCCCCTCCCAAACCAAATCCCTCTAGAACCCCACTTTCCACCCCTCAAATTCATAGTTTTGAGGTCCACAAGTGCCCTTGAGGCATTCTCTCCCGTTTCCTCCAATTTATTTCGGTTGAAATCTCTTATTTTTGTTGCATTATTCAACATGGAATGATGATAGATGGGTAGGTACTTTATTTgatttagatttttttgtagttagtAGATGATTGCTGGTGAGTAGATGAAGTGTTTGGTGAATATGTAGGGCAATCTATTTtatttctgtgtatgttgtcccatAGGATATTTTCAAGAGAGATGATGAATATTTGATGGTTTTATGTGGAATGGTTTGTTTGATAATTTGGTTTGATTGTAGATGATGTGTGTATTTGGTAGCAATTTGGTTTATTGTGTACAAGCAAGTCCATTATGTTTAGATGATGTGTGTACGTGGTATAAAAATATATGATGTGTCTATGTGGTATGACAATATGGTTTGGTTTATACATGACGTGTCTGTGTGTATGTGGTATGCTTAAAAGGAGAATCATTATGTGTGTATGTAGATGACTTGGATATAGATCAATTTGAGAGGATGTTTTTTTAAGTTATGGCAAGAAGAATGCATTATTTTTAGAAGCAAATCCATTTAGTCCGATATTGTGAATGGAAAATTGAAAGATATAGCTATGTTTATGTAGATGTTGGATATCATCTATGTTGTTGTGTTGATGTTGTTATGCCAAATTACTTgatataattttttcatactttt
Above is a window of Triticum dicoccoides isolate Atlit2015 ecotype Zavitan chromosome 5B, WEW_v2.0, whole genome shotgun sequence DNA encoding:
- the LOC119306333 gene encoding protein PELPK1-like, encoding MASTTSFLAMIMACTLLASTTCHAARHLADTTPAAAPPAAAAVPGLPAVPTMPTLPPMPAVPKVPALTVPPMPTVPTVPQVTLPPMPAVPAVPKVTMPPMPAIVVPKVTMAPMPAVVVPKVTVPPMPAIPSVPKMTLPPMPSIPTVNVPMPFLAPPPST